A region of the Drosophila subobscura isolate 14011-0131.10 chromosome J, UCBerk_Dsub_1.0, whole genome shotgun sequence genome:
gtatataacaAAAAGGCAACCACGTTAATGGACTGACAATGATGCATGCATTACTCCAAAGAAACCAACAGAAAATcacaatgaaaatgttaaCTAAATGTAGTAGCTCGAAGAATACAtattaacatacatatgtacatatgtatgtcgaTTGTGTCGCCAGCTGAAGCAGTATTCATATATAATATGACAAAATATCGCAGTATCCACTCATTAGTGTTTCCATTACAATAAACTGTCGTTCGTCGAGTTGTagataaatgtttttaaaatgaaGAGAAGAATGTGAAGGGAAAGTagaatcaaaaaaaaaatcgtaatcaaattttgaaatattgcAAAACATTCAATCAAGAATCAGAAGCAGCGCAGAACGCCAATCTAAGAGCAGACAAACAAACTACAAATTAATATACATAACTCTTAGTTTGTATCGAATAATCCACATAATACGAGTACATAGCTGTATTTTAACTAGTCTACGAATCCATACAAAATCCATataccacaacagcaacagcaacaagaacagccAGAATTAAATAAGGAACAGATCAGACCACCCCTTTCGGAACCATgtgccaaaatttgtttttagacAAAGCTCTCTTAAATTATACAATACACAAGTACAATAAATAAGTAAGACACTAAGCCACAAGACAAACTGCAGATTAAGGTGTTCGCTCGGGGGAATTTATGGATCATTAATTCGTTCGAGTCCCATTTGCTGCAGAACAACAGAGATCCAGGGATCCGGGCAGTCTTTCTTTACAATGCCGCACTAGCGATgcagatgtatgtatattccgttttttatatgaatttatttatacgatacaagaaaattgtttattacATTCACATCGAATTTTACGAATTTaataaacaacagcaaagtcTTAAAATCAAAAGAGAAATTACTTAATATATCACAATCAAATcgagaagcaacaacaacaaaaatataagaacggaaaacaatttttatgtttaacATATAATTAGCACAAcaactaaataataaaaactattaatgtaaaaacaaacagcatttaaaaaatataagaaatatttaaaaacaaatggtATCCCGCATTTTTCATCAAAACTAGCAGCATTATGACCTCATCAGCATCAACGTGTCTGCTCCTTCTGAAAATCTGATTTCTAAACATTTACAGAGCAAACTTTGCGATAAGGTTGGCGTTGATTCGTTCCCTATAAAAACCCTAAGATACATGATGGCTTTAAGCAGTATAATTCGACTATCCAAGGCAATCGGATTTAACCAGAGAACATTTTCTCTTCAGTTCAGATGGAAACCAGTGCAAAAATGCTGCCACCTTTTTGCGACGATCGTAAGATAACTGCCGAGGGAATGGTACCCCCTGCATGCCGATATTGCAGTGGTCAAGTGCCCCTTCACACACCTGTAGAGGTTGAGGACATAGGCAAACGCCTGAAACAACTCCAGAAAGTACGGAATACACTGGAATCTGTCAGGAGCGGAGTTAAGAAGACTTTTACTACGAGTAACTCTCCTCCACAATGTGATTACTGGCCCACTTGACTCTATGATTATTTTGAGTCAATTATATGCAATCAATGCTTCGTGATGCCAATGAAAATAAGTGGGAAAGCGGAACATATTATCATGGCAAGAATGCCCCCGCCCCACCATAACCAGCGTCTTTATAAAGAAAAATCAGATTcaaattgatatatttttttaaaataattaaaataaatttttattgagttttattgtatttttttcacaAATAATATTGTCACAAAAGAGTGTTCAAACCAGGTGCTACTCACACTGAAATCCGAACGGGCAACGCCAAGGGCAAAGCAGTGGGTCGTCGGGGATTTGTGTAGGACCTGGAACGAGAACGGCCGTGGGATCGGCCACGAGAGTAACCGCGGGAACGGCCACGAGAGCGGGAACGATCCCGCTTGCGATCGTCACGAATGTGCCTCGGCCTCGAAATCCTCTCCTCCGCCACAGCAATCACCTCGCATTCACTGGCACTGCCATCGATGTTGGAGCTGTGTAAGGAAAGAGTGGCAGGATCATGACTCTTGTGTCGTTTACCTCCTGCAGAAGGTCGGTGCTTCGACTTTGTATTTTCTGTAGCTTGTTGCTTCTGCAGATGCATCAGCACATCCTCCAACATTTTCTGAGCAATGTTAGCCTTGCGTATGAGCTTCTCCAACGCAGGAGTACCCATGTCCTCCACCTCTACGGGATTTGGATGTGGCAGTCGACCGCTGCAATCTATACATTCATGGGGAGCAGTTTGCTTTCTTTCCACGCTATCAGGTTTCGACATTTTCACAATAATACGCTACCCTGTTTTAACGATAATACGAGTAACACCTTACTATATCCGCTTCCGTcggttttgctgctgctgcttcactgGAACCtggaacacaaacaaatgatAACTTCTGCAATGCTGTCCAACCTTTTATACGCTAGTTTCGCTCCAAGCTTATCGCGGCTTTTGCTCTGTAAACATGAGTCTTCGCACGCTCGCCGGTCACGCTGGTTGACGTCATCGAGTCTATTTTTATCAAATGATTTCATACTCATGcgaaattttgttgttcttgctgtacatgcatatgtacataaaaatgtatatttgtatgtacatatgtatctctcgTGTTTCGAAGGTTGTAAAATGTTACCAGAAACGTATTGGATTACAATtattaatgaaataaaaagtaatacaaaaatatacaatttatttgctttgaaGAATAAGGCAATGGGCAGAGCCGAGAATGCAAAAAAAGCGAGGAGGAACATTGTGAGACGCGTCCAAAGTGCATACATTAAAATACATAATATTCTAtgaacataaatacatacatacataagaaacaattacatttttttagattttttctgtttacagttttatttgtacatacatatgtacataattatgtacgtatgtatgtacatatgtaagttcATCATCTATGTCTACACATCTGCTCACAACAACACTCCGATTCAGCTCGATCTCCCCAGCAAGactgtgcgagcgagaaagaatgagctAGCAGATGCATCACAGATGGATGCAGACTTTCATCCTTTGTGGAGGCGGAAaggacatggctatatcgactcggctaatGATATATTCTAAAATGCTCAagattatacatatgtacatatgtacatatatcctttGTAATGGAAACGGGTCCGAAACGGTGGTTTCATCCTTCGATAaaactactcgacaaaattgaactttttttccgcttcgaaccaaacccaatttttctgatagactgagggtttttatacccggtactcgaagagttaatagggtatgttgtatttgtgcacaaagtgaatgtacgtaacgcacagaagaaaacgtttccgaccccataaagtatatatattcttgatcagcatcaatagccgagtcgattgagccatgtctgtctgtctgtctgtctgtccgtccggatgtccgtctgtccgtccgtccttccgtccgtccgtccgtcttgttgagcgcctggatctcagagaccttaacagctagagccaccaaattttgcatccagccttctgtatTCTCTCATTGTTAcaattgtatttcaaaaatgagcacaaaagggcgaaaacctcccaaaactacaattttgaagataaaagaacactaaaaaaaacacagaattgggatccgattggatcattattatagtcagaatgaagaaattaatttgcagtggctaaacccaccccgtcccgcagcttttatttgttttttgcacattctctcattcacactctgcttcactCAGTGtacggcctctgcctctgcagtgtgtggttcttggggagggggcgagctaaaggagcgtgttagcgtgagaagtgatgtagatgttgataaaagatgtaaaaaaaatttaaaatttaaaatttgaaaaaaaaatcgttaaggtacagatgttcttctgaataccgggtatacaagttgtgacgcgtaagaagcgtctcacacgtcccttctcattttaattatttttcgacttttcctgaggTTTTAAAGTCCAAATTTCGTTATAAATACAGCacaaaaatgaacatttttgcatttcaaagcatTGTATTTCAAAAGTATATgattatttttcaaacggtaagctGAAGGCAGAAAGTGTTTGGATACACTTTATAGAAAAGCTGTAAAAAGCACAATTTTTTGTCTTTAAgataatttattgtttgttaaatatttgaatgcgattTTAATTCT
Encoded here:
- the LOC117893177 gene encoding arginine/serine-rich coiled-coil protein 2, translating into MSKPDSVERKQTAPHECIDCSGRLPHPNPVEVEDMGTPALEKLIRKANIAQKMLEDVLMHLQKQQATENTKSKHRPSAGGKRHKSHDPATLSLHSSNIDGSASECEVIAVAEERISRPRHIRDDRKRDRSRSRGRSRGYSRGRSHGRSRSRSYTNPRRPTALPLALPVRISV